In Boudabousia tangfeifanii, the DNA window GTCAACACTCGTACTCGTTCTGCTAACGGGCCTGGGGGAAACCACCGCATGTTTGCGACCTCGGATGATCAGGGACAGACTTGGTCAAACTGGCAAGTCGCTTGGGACCTAGTTGATCCCGTTAACAACGCGTCGATTATCCGCGCCTTCCCAGACGCCCCCAAGGACTCGATGCGAGCAAAGATCCTTTTGTTCTCTAATGCCTACGGTTCCACCCGTCAAAACGGTTATGTCCGTGTTTCTTATGACAATGGCATGAACTGGAACGAAGGTCGTCAGTTCAAAGATGGAGCCATGCAGTACTCCACCCTCACCCCACTTGGTGACGGTAAGTACGGTCTGCTTTACGAGGGCGAAAGCTCCACGATTAACTACATGACTATCGATCAGAATTGGTTGCACCTCAAAGACCCAGGTGCAGAAGCAATGGATCCGGCACCAGCACTGCGTGCAGCTGTAGATAAAGTTGCCCAGCTAGAAGAAGAACTAGCGGCAAAAGAAGCAACTCTAGCTAGTTTGCAGGCAGATAAAGCTGCCCTCGAAAAAGCCAAGCAAGATCTTGAAGGGCAAAAGGCCGAACTTGAAAAGGCTAAGGGCGACCTAGAAGCAACTCAAGCGCAGCTAACCAAAGAAAAGTCGGCCCTAGAAGCCGAACGAGACTCATTGCAAAAGAGCCATGATGCGCTAAATCAGGACAAAGTCGAGCTCACTGAGACAGTTGAGACTCTTGAAGGCGAAAAGCAAGTACTACAAGAGCAAAAGAGTGCCCTAGAAAGCAAACAAGAGGCATTGCAAGCGAAGATTGTGGCACTTGAATCTGACGGGAAAGACCATACCGAACAGATTAAACAGCTCAAGTCTGATTTGGCCGATGTGGAAAATACTTTGGCCGACACTCGCCAGCAGTTGGCTGACACTGCCAGCGAATTGGCTACCACCAAGGACGCCCTCGGTGAAACTGAAGCTAAACTCGCCAAAACTAGTGAAGAGCTTTCCGGCACTAAAGCCGACCTCGCAAATAAGGATGCCAAGCTAGCGGAAACGGCTGGTGAACTAGCTAAGACTAAGGGCGAACTAGACACCACACGGGACAAGTTAGTAAAGACTGCTGAGGATTTGGAAAAGACTCAGACTGCTCTCACCAAAAAGACCGAAGAATTACACGAAACAAACGGTGACTTGAGCAAGAGTGAAGCTGAGCTTGCCGCTAAGACTGAAGAACTCAAGAAGACGCAAACAGAACTAGAACAGACAAAGTCTGAACTGGAAAAATCTCTTGACGAACACCAAAATGCGGCCGAACTTGCCAAGACCAAAGCAGAGCTTGCCCGAGTTAACGGTGAACTAGGAAAGGTCAATGCTGAACTAGCCAAGGTTAAAGAACTAGAGGCTAAGAAGGTAGCTCGCGAAGAATTTGATCGTCTCAAGGACGAACTAGCTAAGACCAATGCTGAACTTGAGAAGGTCCGGGAAAGTGAAGGCAAGAAGGTAGCTAAGGAAAAGGTTGACCAGCTAGATCAGGAACTAGCGAAGACTAAGGCTGAGCTCGAGAAGGTTCGGGAAAGTGAGGCCAAGAAGGTAGCTAAGGAAAAGGTTGACCAGCTCAATCAGGAACTAGCAAAGCTAAAGGTCGAGCTAGAAAAGGCAAAGAAGAAGGAAGGAGCCAAGACCGCGGAAGACCTGATGCGTCAGATCAACCAGCGCGTGGCAAAGGCCCCAAAGGCGATTGCGGACCCCTTCAAGGATGTAAAGGTTAATAGCCCCTTTGCCAATGAAATTTACTGGTTGGCCAAGTCTCCAGAACAGGTTTCCACTGGTTATGCCGATGGTACCTTCCGCCCCAAGCTACCAGTAACCCGTGAAGCTATGGCAGCATTCTTGTACCGTTTGGCTGGTTCCCCTAAGGTCACCGCCAAGAAACAGTTTAAGGATGTGCCTGCAAACTACCAGTTTGCTAAGGAAATCACCTGGCTCTCCCAGACTGGTATCACCACCGGTTGGGCAGATGGCACTTTCCGTCCACGGCAGCCGATTGAGCGTCATGCGATGGCGGCCTTTATGAATCGAGCTTGTGTGAAGACTAATTTGTGTTCACCGGCTCTAAAGAACCTTAAGGTTGATCCGTTGTTGCCTAAGTTCAAGGATATGGGTGAGGGTAAGTTGTTCGATCGGGAAGTGCAGTGGATGCAGCAGGCTGGTATTACTACCGGTTGGGCTGATGGCACTTTCCGTCCAGAAAACAGCGTGACTCGCGAAGCCATGGCGGCCTTTCTCTACCGACTCCGTTTCAACCGCTGATCTAGCAATAATTTAGCTGGGGTGAACCAAATGGTTCACCCCAGCTAAATTATGACAAACATTTAAGTTATGTAACAATAGTCCGGTGAGTTTGTTTAGAAAAGAAGCTGCGAAGCGTCCCGACCCCAACCGGATTGGGGTGCTCCTTTTAAATCTTGGAACCCCGAAATCGCCCAAGCCAAAGCACGTACGAAAGTTCCTGAAGCATTTTCTTTCAGACCGTCGAGTGATTGAGATGCACCCGCTTTTATGGCGTCCAATTCTCCACGGTCCCATCCTCACCTTCCGCCCTCGTCGTTCTGGCAAAATCTATCAACGTATTTGGACCGAGGACGGGTCCCCCCTCCTGTTAGAAACTGCGGCTCTAGCTCAAGCTTTAGCTCAAGAATTAGCCACGGCCCAGACCTCGATTCCGGTCGAATTCGCTTGCACTTATGGCCACCCCAGTGTGGAGTCCGCCCTCGGCAAGCTAAAAGCGGCAGGAGCTGGAAAAATTATTGCCCTACCGCTTTATCCCCAATATGCAGCAAGTTCCTCTGGTGCCTCCTTGGACGCGCTGTGGCGGGAACTATTGAGGCAACGAAACCAGCCGGATGTTCAAACTATCGCTCATTATGGTGCCCATCCGGCTTATATCAAGTCGCTAGCAAAGTCCGTAAGAATGCACTGGGAAGCGCAAGGGCGAGCTGACCACATCCTATTTAGCTTCCATGGGATTCCCCAAGCACAGGATAAGGCGGGCGATCCCTATCGCCTTGAATGTGAACGTACCGCCCAGCTTTTAGCGCACGAACTGGGTTTAGCGCAGCACGAATGGACCATGTCTTACCAGTCCAAGTTTGGTCCGGCTCCTTGGTTGTTACCCTCTACTCAAGATTTGTTCGCGAAGTTGCCAGCCGAGGGCGTGAGGACACTGTCGGTGATCTGTCCTGGGTTCTTGACCGACTGCCTAGAAACTCTGGAAGAAATTGCCCTGACAGGGGCGGAACAGTTCCAGGCAGCCGGTGGTGACGAACTCCGTTATATTCCCACCTTGTCAACCCGTGAGGATTGGGTGCAGGGATTAGCCCAGATTATTTCCGAAACTCAATCCGAAGGCGCGCAGCTTCCGACATCGCGTGGGTAACTACCGGGTTACTTTCCTTGCCGCGGTAGGTCACTAGGGTCGTCGCTAAATGGTGGCGACCATCAGTGATGTGCCCTTGCGGGAAAGAATCAGTGTGCCCGCCAAGTGCATGCACGATAGCCATTCCAGCGGCAACATCCCATGGGCTGATGTAGTTGTAGTAGCTCAAATCGGCCCAGCCCATCGCCACCCAGCACATTTGTAAGGCGGCCGGTCCAACCACCACGTTCATCGTGAATTCACGTTTGAGAGCTTTGACGTTGTCGACGGTGATTTGCTCATTCGCATTGAGGTCATTTAAGACCGGGTAGTAGGACAAAGCGACTTGGTCGTGGGTTTGTCGCTCAGGCATGGGAACAATCGGAGCATCATTGAACCAAGCATTTTCGCCGTCGGTTTTGAACTCCCAGCCCAAAGAAGGAGCATTGACCACGCCGCTGAGGAGTTTGCCGTCTAGCTCAACCCCGATACTGACGCAATATAGGGGGGAGCCGCTGGCAAAGAAAGTGGTGCCGTCGATGGGATCAACATAGAACACTACTCGGCCACCACCTTCGGTTAAGCCACTTTCCTCGCCCACGATTTGAGCATCAGGCACTTCTTCTAACAGGATCTGCTTAATAATCTCTTCGGCCCGCTGATCGTGTTCGGTAACGATATCGTGGTGATCGTTGCCTTTATATTCGCGTGTGATCTTACTGCGGTCTAGGCTGGCTAGATAGCGTGCTGCCGCGTCCGCCGCCTGTTTAGCCACGTTCATTAGATGTTCGCCGTTGTAATCTTCGGCTTCCATGTGTTTTCCTCCTATCAGGTGCAGAAAGTGGGTCTGCGAGGTGCGTGGTTGCTGGCTTTTTGAGCCTATCAAAGTACGGGTGCTTCGCCCAGGTTTAACACGGTTCAACGAAAAAGCAGGACGGGTCCAGTTCCAAGAGGCTCTTGTTATGGGGTGAAAATACGTCTAGATTTAAGCAGTTCTTGTCTTGGGACGCAGATGCGCTCAGATAAAAGTGTGGCCCGCCGATACCGACGGGCCACTCAGTTTTGCTTACCAACCAGCAGGTAAGTCAACTGTTACTTAACTATGATAACTCGCAAATTGCGTGGACCGTGTACTCCATCGACACGAACCAGCTCAATGTCCGAGGTTGCGGAGGGTCCCGCGAACCAGGTCAAGGGGCGAGTTGGGTGTGCTTCCAGCACTTTCACAGCTTGTGGCACAGTTGGGTAGACATCCTTGGCGTACAAGACACAAACGTGAGTATCTGGCACCAAAGTGATGGCTCTGCGACCCTGATCGGACTGTCCATCGAGGACGATGGTGCCAGACAAGGAGATACCCAAACGAGCACCAGTCACCACTGCTTGAATCTTGTCAAGCTCATGGTTCGTTAATGGCGAAGCGGGATCATCGACTACTACTTCGCGACCATCATTGCCGGCAGCTTTCTTCCAAGTTTCTGGTAGACCAGCTGGGACAACTACGCGCTTGGCTTCGTCGAGCATGAGGAAGTTAGAGATGGCTTCTTCAATCCCAGCTTCATCCACTACGGTGACTTCTGCAGTGTAGTCAATCAAGGCATCGACTAGCTCGTCGATAACTGGTTGCGAGCCGACTGCGTGTTCCGTTTCCTGGCGGTATTCGCGTGGTGGCTCTGGAGCTGGAGCCTTTTGCGAGACTGCTAGCGCCTGACGAACATTGTTCAAAATTTCGGTACGTGCGTCCATCACTTTTCCTCCTCGTGCTTCTTCCACCACTGGCGGAAGTTTTGGGCGGGTGGTGCCGGAATATCACGAGCGCCAGTCCACATGGATGCCGGATAGGGCAGAGCGCCAATCCGTTGTTTCTTACCAGCTACGATACGGCCAAGCTTGGCCGCGCGACCGGCAGCATCGAAGGCTTTACCAGAAGCCATTACTGGCGAGGTAGCAGCCATGGCCACGTCCCACATGTCCGGGATGCCACCACGGTTAGCGTCAGTGACGCGCTGGCGCAGACGTACCAAGTTGGTCGGAATATCAATCTTGACCGGGCAAGCTTCGTAGCAAGCCCCGCACAGTGACGAGGCGAAAGGCAAAGCCGAGTTAGGATCATGACGATCCATGCTGTCAGTCAACTGTGGAGTCAAGATTGCGCCGATTGGGCCAGGATAAACGCTGCCGTAGGCGTGACCGCCCACATGTTCGTAAACTGGGCAAACGTTCATGCAAGCGCCACAACGAATGCAGTGCAATGCTTCGCGACCGATTTCATCGGCCAGTGCCTTCGAACGGCCATTGTCTAGGAGCACGAGGTGGAATTCCTGAGGACCATCGCCCTCGGTGACACCAGTCCAGAAGGTGGTGTAAGGATTCATGCGCTCACCAGTGGCAGAACGGGGGAGCAACTGGGCGAACACTTCCGCATCCTTGAAAGTCGGCACCATTTTTTCAATGCCAACCACTGAGATGAGGGTTTCTGGCAAAGTTAGGCACATACGGCCATTGCCTTCAGATTCG includes these proteins:
- a CDS encoding S-layer homology domain-containing protein, which gives rise to MSATHRSRRVIAAATLGLGSLMLSMVPAVVPNVAQAAEDKITYQLIRTDSLGDTVREGDRLTFKVTYRNNTGEALTAFPAKSNISDLDVNTGHNCRWVDLPGNSFKECPFPYHVVTAEDAQRGKFVPRVEWKVTRDRNGEQVVQDGMVTELPAIKVVGGVAPDPLGTPRDYAIGESARLANAGAAGFQCHRIPALTKTPINGWLIAAWDGRPFNCADAPQANSIIYRISKDGGKSWTPIKTALAGKTSPGNQKYGYSDPSFVVDRETNKIFLFSVKSFNQGIAGSHLGTDPNDRNVIHASVAESDDDGLTWKNVRTITKAITNDPSTWRFRFAASGEGIQLKYGEHKGRLIQQYTTAINDKGWHANSVYSDDHGVTWKSGEPTPQQGADENKVVELSDGRLMVNTRTRSANGPGGNHRMFATSDDQGQTWSNWQVAWDLVDPVNNASIIRAFPDAPKDSMRAKILLFSNAYGSTRQNGYVRVSYDNGMNWNEGRQFKDGAMQYSTLTPLGDGKYGLLYEGESSTINYMTIDQNWLHLKDPGAEAMDPAPALRAAVDKVAQLEEELAAKEATLASLQADKAALEKAKQDLEGQKAELEKAKGDLEATQAQLTKEKSALEAERDSLQKSHDALNQDKVELTETVETLEGEKQVLQEQKSALESKQEALQAKIVALESDGKDHTEQIKQLKSDLADVENTLADTRQQLADTASELATTKDALGETEAKLAKTSEELSGTKADLANKDAKLAETAGELAKTKGELDTTRDKLVKTAEDLEKTQTALTKKTEELHETNGDLSKSEAELAAKTEELKKTQTELEQTKSELEKSLDEHQNAAELAKTKAELARVNGELGKVNAELAKVKELEAKKVAREEFDRLKDELAKTNAELEKVRESEGKKVAKEKVDQLDQELAKTKAELEKVRESEAKKVAKEKVDQLNQELAKLKVELEKAKKKEGAKTAEDLMRQINQRVAKAPKAIADPFKDVKVNSPFANEIYWLAKSPEQVSTGYADGTFRPKLPVTREAMAAFLYRLAGSPKVTAKKQFKDVPANYQFAKEITWLSQTGITTGWADGTFRPRQPIERHAMAAFMNRACVKTNLCSPALKNLKVDPLLPKFKDMGEGKLFDREVQWMQQAGITTGWADGTFRPENSVTREAMAAFLYRLRFNR
- a CDS encoding LutB/LldF family L-lactate oxidation iron-sulfur protein, which gives rise to MCPSCAGHHKAQPVEDTTELGWTPGVPEPEDPLRWGDKFPKGAAENLRNTQLRRNLRYATHKIRDKRNDRVAEMPDWEELRDAASAIKHQTMSNLPELLEEMERNVQARGGIVHWARDAKEANEIIHQILVEKQVDEVVKVKSMVTQEIGMNKYLADRGIKAWETDLAEMIVQLSEDMPSHIVVPAIHRNRAEIRAIFANRMDDAPADLSTDPRTLAMAARAHLRKKFLSAKVAISGSNMMIAESGTLTVFESEGNGRMCLTLPETLISVVGIEKMVPTFKDAEVFAQLLPRSATGERMNPYTTFWTGVTEGDGPQEFHLVLLDNGRSKALADEIGREALHCIRCGACMNVCPVYEHVGGHAYGSVYPGPIGAILTPQLTDSMDRHDPNSALPFASSLCGACYEACPVKIDIPTNLVRLRQRVTDANRGGIPDMWDVAMAATSPVMASGKAFDAAGRAAKLGRIVAGKKQRIGALPYPASMWTGARDIPAPPAQNFRQWWKKHEEEK
- the hemH gene encoding ferrochelatase, which encodes MSLFRKEAAKRPDPNRIGVLLLNLGTPKSPKPKHVRKFLKHFLSDRRVIEMHPLLWRPILHGPILTFRPRRSGKIYQRIWTEDGSPLLLETAALAQALAQELATAQTSIPVEFACTYGHPSVESALGKLKAAGAGKIIALPLYPQYAASSSGASLDALWRELLRQRNQPDVQTIAHYGAHPAYIKSLAKSVRMHWEAQGRADHILFSFHGIPQAQDKAGDPYRLECERTAQLLAHELGLAQHEWTMSYQSKFGPAPWLLPSTQDLFAKLPAEGVRTLSVICPGFLTDCLETLEEIALTGAEQFQAAGGDELRYIPTLSTREDWVQGLAQIISETQSEGAQLPTSRG
- a CDS encoding LutC/YkgG family protein — encoded protein: MDARTEILNNVRQALAVSQKAPAPEPPREYRQETEHAVGSQPVIDELVDALIDYTAEVTVVDEAGIEEAISNFLMLDEAKRVVVPAGLPETWKKAAGNDGREVVVDDPASPLTNHELDKIQAVVTGARLGISLSGTIVLDGQSDQGRRAITLVPDTHVCVLYAKDVYPTVPQAVKVLEAHPTRPLTWFAGPSATSDIELVRVDGVHGPRNLRVIIVK
- a CDS encoding inositol monophosphatase family protein gives rise to the protein MEAEDYNGEHLMNVAKQAADAAARYLASLDRSKITREYKGNDHHDIVTEHDQRAEEIIKQILLEEVPDAQIVGEESGLTEGGGRVVFYVDPIDGTTFFASGSPLYCVSIGVELDGKLLSGVVNAPSLGWEFKTDGENAWFNDAPIVPMPERQTHDQVALSYYPVLNDLNANEQITVDNVKALKREFTMNVVVGPAALQMCWVAMGWADLSYYNYISPWDVAAGMAIVHALGGHTDSFPQGHITDGRHHLATTLVTYRGKESNPVVTHAMSEAARLRIEFRK